Proteins encoded in a region of the Campylobacter geochelonis genome:
- a CDS encoding dynamin family protein: MLEKFINEYKNKFLLDFSDDFAGEFAKFKAVLLEPKMHASGELVAKLNELNALIYEPMQVAIVGQFSSGKSSFLNALLGQNLLPTGVIPVTAKPTYIKYAPCTMLKALYNDGREEYKDISHIASFVDQRGALADVKSLSIYLPNELLKSVTFIDTPGLNSRSDSDTKETLEILKKVGGLVWISLIDNAARASELSELEAIPQNLKKSSICLLNQKDKLNNEEISRVLTHAKKTYTDSFDEVLAISAKLEISGSDESGFELVKQFLRDKIIAKKENFIVDEAAQISHKLICQYEFFIRIYEKMQMILSEFSEYFDKKSADFLEIYKNEFIKFYAKIKEISNSLSDEILKHISQTSQSYYVQSKTLMGKKVEKITYEAPYLNADEALSKLIYNDDKLSREFKKLRRELDEFCAKINKEMGEVLESLVDKTLIFKGEFETIRKTDEIYSQREFSEIRKFASEVYGLFLAGFERAMFEFSEKNSLFFDKLIIKIATNYENAIKLSVAFFDDKIKRSISAYEDDPQTFSLYYPKKDEILARILTNLNYFEFENDFIGRKPFIQKNIENLTLNFKELESKNLAYLNALKSRHEENIAHLQSTSLIFNLLE, encoded by the coding sequence GTGTTAGAAAAATTTATAAACGAGTATAAAAACAAATTTCTTCTTGATTTTAGTGATGACTTTGCTGGTGAATTTGCTAAATTTAAAGCAGTGTTGCTTGAGCCAAAAATGCATGCAAGCGGTGAGCTTGTAGCAAAGCTAAATGAGCTAAATGCTTTGATTTATGAGCCGATGCAAGTGGCGATTGTCGGGCAGTTTAGCAGCGGAAAATCAAGTTTTTTAAACGCGCTTTTAGGGCAAAATTTGCTTCCAACAGGCGTTATCCCAGTAACTGCAAAGCCAACTTATATAAAATACGCCCCATGCACGATGCTAAAAGCGCTGTATAATGACGGCAGGGAAGAGTATAAAGATATAAGCCACATCGCTAGTTTTGTAGATCAAAGAGGCGCTTTAGCAGATGTAAAGTCTTTGAGTATATATTTACCAAATGAGCTTTTAAAAAGCGTAACTTTTATCGATACTCCGGGGCTAAATTCAAGAAGCGATAGTGATACAAAAGAGACTTTAGAGATTTTAAAAAAAGTTGGTGGGCTTGTTTGGATAAGTTTGATTGATAATGCAGCCAGAGCAAGCGAGTTAAGTGAGCTTGAAGCTATCCCGCAAAATCTTAAAAAAAGCTCCATTTGCTTGCTAAATCAAAAAGATAAATTAAATAATGAAGAAATCTCACGTGTTTTAACTCACGCTAAGAAAACTTACACCGATAGTTTTGATGAAGTTTTGGCAATCTCAGCTAAGCTTGAGATAAGCGGTAGCGACGAGTCTGGATTTGAGCTTGTAAAGCAGTTTTTAAGAGATAAAATCATAGCAAAAAAAGAGAATTTTATCGTTGATGAAGCTGCGCAAATTTCGCACAAACTTATTTGTCAATATGAATTTTTTATCAGAATATATGAAAAAATGCAGATGATTTTGAGTGAATTTAGTGAGTATTTTGATAAAAAAAGTGCAGATTTTCTTGAAATTTATAAGAACGAATTTATAAAATTCTATGCAAAAATCAAAGAAATTTCAAATTCTTTAAGCGATGAAATACTAAAACACATATCTCAAACTAGCCAAAGCTACTATGTGCAAAGCAAAACTTTAATGGGTAAAAAAGTAGAGAAAATCACATATGAAGCGCCATATTTAAACGCTGATGAGGCACTTTCTAAACTGATTTATAACGATGATAAGCTAAGTCGTGAGTTTAAAAAACTTAGGCGTGAGCTTGATGAGTTTTGCGCTAAAATCAACAAAGAGATGGGCGAAGTTTTAGAAAGTTTGGTTGATAAGACGCTTATTTTTAAAGGTGAGTTTGAGACGATTAGAAAGACTGATGAAATTTACTCGCAAAGAGAGTTTTCTGAGATTAGAAAATTTGCTAGCGAGGTTTATGGGCTATTTTTGGCTGGATTTGAGCGTGCTATGTTTGAATTTAGCGAGAAAAACAGTCTGTTTTTTGATAAACTTATCATAAAAATCGCGACAAATTACGAAAATGCTATCAAACTTAGCGTTGCGTTTTTCGATGATAAAATAAAGCGCTCAATTAGTGCTTATGAAGATGATCCGCAAACTTTTTCACTTTATTATCCAAAAAAAGATGAAATTTTAGCTAGGATTTTAACAAATTTAAACTATTTTGAGTTTGAGAATGATTTTATCGGACGAAAGCCGTTTATACAGAAAAATATAGAGAATTTGACTCTAAATTTTAAAGAGCTTGAGAGTAAAAACTTAGCCTATCTAAATGCGTTAAAATCTCGCCATGAAGAGAATATCGCTCATTTACAAAGTACGAGTTTGATTTTTAATCTACTAGAATAG
- a CDS encoding dynamin family protein: MDEFLTQIWGINKLYLDLTKSLQLDSKSSAIVLSCSEKNYDRYISLESFCEIFKSLNLKTDLFDIQTAQVGVINAISHLQISRSEVLAHLKTLSKNEIISDDEFENITKFINSLKLIDDESQTKIEDISVGDIFHHNINVLNEAYFKLKELNLNPNLDKRLDLAYQSALNSQFYLSVTGVINAGKSTMLNALLDLKLLGTSNIPETANLTLLKFSQNQSAKVHFWSEDELKTLGIEENAPAKNIIEIKPEELKTYTTAKNEISKFVKLVELGANAEFLKDNICIVDTPGLDDAVVLREELTKKFMHESDFNIHLMNAAQSATKKDMEFIKNFLKYGKSGGFVVVLTHIDALSQKELNDVIIYTKRSIASELESSGFSSNLINSVEFFMVDSLNRVGIDKLKNYLYEKFFGKNSLKAQIILFGYKKELNFVIKALKDEFEFELSALGGSKFELENELDILKKENLNLKNGLERFKFELKTAFLKLDYSNLEAFSSIKTISTIIKDRVINDVVYANKNKKKLDFERIFMIVQGGFNDLILDVFRELKFLVSKDIEALSETLALEFEAFNKIEVGGFDIKAYLDENLLKVDYTTLQTRLLKLIQNERNLAHLPSQVQELFDEFLKAIDIKSSLVLLANDCTSEFKTLLENGALTYENELKNKIKTLEENANKSEQNSQQMSQKSQTIREKLETISQVSKRISQC; this comes from the coding sequence ATGGATGAATTTTTAACGCAAATTTGGGGTATAAACAAGCTTTACTTAGATCTTACAAAAAGCCTACAACTCGATTCAAAAAGTAGCGCTATAGTTCTTTCGTGTAGCGAGAAAAATTACGATAGATATATAAGCTTAGAAAGCTTTTGTGAAATTTTTAAAAGTTTAAATTTAAAAACAGATCTTTTTGATATCCAAACCGCTCAAGTTGGAGTCATAAACGCCATCTCTCATCTACAAATTTCAAGAAGCGAAGTGCTAGCACATCTAAAAACGTTAAGTAAAAATGAAATAATTTCAGATGATGAGTTTGAAAATATCACTAAATTTATAAATTCTCTCAAGCTAATCGATGATGAAAGCCAAACTAAAATCGAAGATATAAGCGTAGGCGATATTTTTCATCATAATATCAATGTTTTAAATGAAGCTTATTTTAAACTAAAAGAGTTAAATTTAAATCCAAATTTAGATAAAAGACTTGATTTAGCTTACCAAAGTGCGCTAAATTCGCAGTTTTATCTCTCTGTAACTGGCGTTATAAATGCTGGAAAATCTACCATGCTAAACGCTTTGCTTGATTTAAAACTTCTTGGCACTTCAAATATCCCAGAAACGGCAAATTTAACCTTGCTTAAATTTAGCCAAAATCAGAGCGCAAAGGTGCATTTTTGGAGTGAAGATGAGCTAAAAACACTTGGAATAGAAGAGAATGCGCCAGCAAAAAATATCATCGAAATCAAGCCAGAAGAGCTAAAAACCTACACAACAGCCAAAAATGAAATTAGTAAATTTGTCAAACTGGTCGAACTTGGCGCTAATGCTGAGTTTTTAAAAGACAATATCTGCATAGTTGATACCCCAGGACTTGATGATGCTGTGGTTTTGCGTGAAGAGCTAACTAAAAAATTTATGCATGAGAGTGATTTTAACATTCATCTTATGAATGCAGCTCAAAGTGCGACTAAAAAAGATATGGAATTTATAAAAAATTTCTTAAAGTATGGCAAAAGTGGCGGCTTTGTCGTGGTTTTAACTCATATCGATGCGTTAAGCCAAAAAGAGCTAAATGATGTGATAATTTATACAAAACGCTCAATTGCAAGCGAGCTTGAAAGCTCTGGATTTAGCTCAAATTTGATAAATTCAGTCGAGTTTTTCATGGTTGATAGCCTAAACCGTGTTGGTATAGATAAGCTTAAAAACTACTTATATGAGAAATTTTTTGGTAAAAACTCACTAAAAGCACAGATAATTTTATTTGGATATAAAAAAGAGCTAAATTTTGTTATAAAAGCTCTTAAAGATGAGTTTGAGTTTGAACTTAGTGCACTAGGTGGGTCTAAATTTGAGCTTGAAAATGAGCTTGATATCTTAAAAAAAGAGAATTTAAATCTTAAAAATGGGCTTGAGAGATTTAAATTTGAGCTAAAAACAGCGTTTTTAAAACTTGATTACTCAAATTTAGAGGCATTTTCTAGTATTAAAACGATTAGCACTATTATAAAAGATCGCGTTATAAACGATGTTGTTTATGCGAACAAAAACAAAAAAAAGCTGGATTTTGAACGAATTTTTATGATAGTTCAAGGCGGTTTTAACGACTTGATTTTAGATGTTTTTAGGGAGTTAAAATTCCTTGTTAGTAAAGATATAGAGGCTCTTAGCGAGACTTTGGCGCTTGAGTTTGAAGCATTTAACAAGATAGAAGTTGGAGGGTTTGATATAAAGGCGTATTTGGATGAGAATTTGCTAAAGGTTGATTACACGACACTTCAAACGCGTCTTTTAAAGCTTATCCAAAATGAGCGAAATTTAGCGCACTTGCCATCACAAGTTCAAGAGCTTTTTGATGAGTTTTTAAAAGCTATAGATATCAAATCATCTCTTGTTTTGCTTGCAAATGATTGCACGAGCGAGTTTAAAACTCTTCTTGAAAATGGCGCTTTGACATATGAAAATGAGTTAAAAAACAAAATCAAAACGCTTGAAGAAAACGCGAACAAAAGCGAGCAAAACTCACAACAAATGAGCCAAAAAAGCCAAACAATTAGAGAAAAACTAGAAACAATCAGCCAAGTGAGCAAAAGGATAAGCCAGTGTTAG
- a CDS encoding TonB-dependent receptor: MSHKFKLTMSIICITQALNAQDSVSLNEIVVSSRSNTQLKDSSANIKIITQNQIKEQLRISTNSSDVLAALIPSYTPSRGKMTALGETMRGRMPLVLIDGVPQINATRVSGRGLHTIDFSMVEKIEVINGATANNGSAGVGGVINIVTKKQRSDEIEQNLNISLQTPTNGANKNSLGHKVGYTLGGGKENFDYLFGLSYENQGLWLDANKNAIGSQNVQGDLMNSKSYDILVKFGYYIDDDQHLSFSLNRYEIKSKANYIPVVGSKKDRILTTSTKGKPIGDAPYNQATTASISYENSDFFGSNLYVMAFSQTFDGLFGATNSAGFQDAAIAKKGLLYDQSQIKSQKYGTKTTINNGDFFDEALNLTFGFDTLYDKTSQNLHLTNRTWVPEITYTSYAPFVLASYKITPNLSFNAGLRYEMTNLKIQKYKTLASYGGVFVAGGELEFKQYLKNFGLVYEINEQINLFANYSQGFALPDIGRVLRGIDKAGFDISSFSNLKPVITDNYEVGLRGEFEIFDFVASIYQSSSDFGTRVVNNKNNQFELHRQKTRVRGFELDAGIKLNENNKLNLTYAYSQGLYDSDNDGSLDKKLSGLEMAPNKLSAMLSTKFSDKFATTIQANHYFDRKFDDSSNNFDGYTLVDVGGIYKSRYGEFSIGVSNLLNKQYTTYYSQSSNSQDINYIAGRGRVLNLGYLLKF, encoded by the coding sequence ATGAGTCATAAATTTAAACTAACTATGAGTATAATTTGCATAACACAAGCTTTAAACGCACAAGATAGCGTATCTTTAAATGAGATTGTTGTATCATCAAGATCTAACACGCAGCTTAAAGACTCCTCTGCAAACATAAAGATTATAACGCAAAACCAGATAAAAGAGCAATTAAGAATTTCAACTAACTCATCTGATGTGTTGGCTGCTCTTATTCCGTCATACACGCCAAGTAGGGGCAAGATGACGGCTTTGGGCGAGACTATGAGAGGTAGAATGCCGCTTGTTTTAATCGATGGAGTGCCACAGATAAATGCTACTAGAGTTAGTGGACGTGGACTTCATACGATTGATTTTTCTATGGTTGAGAAAATAGAAGTGATTAACGGTGCAACAGCTAACAACGGTAGTGCGGGAGTTGGTGGGGTTATAAATATCGTAACTAAAAAACAAAGAAGCGATGAGATAGAGCAAAATTTAAACATAAGCTTACAAACTCCAACAAATGGCGCAAATAAAAATAGCTTAGGGCATAAAGTTGGCTATACTTTAGGCGGTGGCAAAGAAAATTTTGACTATCTTTTTGGACTTTCATATGAAAATCAAGGTCTTTGGCTTGATGCTAATAAAAATGCAATCGGTTCTCAAAATGTGCAAGGCGATTTGATGAATTCAAAGTCGTATGATATTTTGGTTAAATTTGGTTATTATATAGATGATGATCAACACTTAAGTTTTTCTTTAAATCGATATGAAATTAAATCAAAAGCAAATTATATCCCAGTAGTCGGTAGCAAAAAAGATCGCATTTTAACTACATCAACCAAAGGCAAGCCAATCGGCGATGCGCCGTATAACCAAGCAACCACAGCAAGTATCTCGTATGAAAATAGCGACTTTTTTGGTTCAAATCTCTATGTTATGGCATTTTCTCAAACATTTGATGGGCTATTTGGAGCGACAAACTCGGCTGGTTTTCAAGACGCAGCTATAGCTAAAAAAGGCTTGCTTTATGATCAGTCTCAAATAAAATCGCAAAAATATGGCACAAAAACTACTATAAATAATGGTGATTTTTTTGATGAGGCTTTAAATTTGACTTTTGGTTTTGATACGCTTTATGATAAAACATCGCAAAATTTACATCTTACAAATAGAACGTGGGTTCCTGAAATAACATACACATCTTACGCGCCATTTGTTCTTGCTAGCTATAAAATCACTCCAAATTTAAGTTTTAATGCTGGTTTAAGATATGAAATGACAAATTTAAAGATACAAAAATATAAAACACTAGCCTCTTATGGCGGTGTTTTTGTCGCTGGTGGCGAGCTTGAGTTTAAACAATATTTGAAAAATTTTGGCTTAGTTTATGAGATAAATGAGCAAATTAATCTGTTTGCAAACTACTCGCAAGGTTTTGCTTTACCAGATATCGGCAGAGTTTTGCGAGGTATCGATAAGGCTGGATTTGATATATCATCTTTTAGCAATCTAAAACCAGTCATAACTGATAACTACGAAGTTGGTTTAAGAGGCGAGTTTGAAATATTTGATTTTGTAGCATCGATTTATCAATCAAGCTCTGATTTTGGAACTAGAGTTGTAAATAACAAAAACAACCAATTTGAACTTCACAGACAAAAGACTAGAGTGCGAGGATTTGAGCTAGATGCTGGTATAAAATTAAATGAGAATAATAAGTTAAATTTAACTTATGCATACTCGCAAGGTTTGTATGATAGCGATAATGATGGAAGTTTGGATAAAAAACTAAGTGGGCTAGAAATGGCGCCAAACAAACTATCAGCTATGCTAAGTACTAAATTTAGTGATAAATTTGCAACAACAATTCAAGCTAACCACTACTTTGATAGAAAATTCGATGATAGTTCAAACAACTTTGATGGCTATACTCTTGTTGATGTTGGCGGAATTTATAAAAGTAGATATGGTGAATTTAGCATCGGAGTTTCAAATTTGCTTAACAAACAGTATACAACATACTACTCTCAAAGCTCTAATTCGCAAGATATAAATTATATAGCAGGGCGCGGGAGAGTACTAAATTTAGGCTATTTGCTAAAATTTTAA